A window of the Streptomyces sp. NBC_00250 genome harbors these coding sequences:
- a CDS encoding DUF5655 domain-containing protein — protein MAELMLFRQNPDGRDVELSGSTVALEVELQRRVEAGLEQMLGIQFVASEYATGPWHRGRIDTLGLDENGSPVVIEFKKGSDSGVLSQAVSYMAWLESAHHEFEALVRKVLGAEAAESVDWRRPRMVCIAAGFSHHDRVAVQRVPERIDLVRYRVFEGGLLSLLLVDSSPGVPSTVSRRRRERNAVVEDSPTDPAGPSPTGGGLVPECLRGLFAEVDEALTAWGEIEVAVLRHYIAYRRLVNVASVLFRPKHQVILVYLRLDPDTVVLEEGFTRDMRGVGHLGTGDLEVRLASAADLEKAAPLIQRAFEAA, from the coding sequence ATGGCCGAGTTGATGTTGTTCCGGCAGAACCCGGACGGGCGGGACGTCGAGCTGTCCGGCTCGACGGTGGCACTGGAGGTGGAGCTGCAGCGGCGGGTCGAGGCCGGTCTGGAGCAGATGCTCGGTATCCAGTTCGTGGCGTCGGAGTACGCGACCGGTCCGTGGCACCGGGGGCGGATCGACACCCTCGGGCTGGACGAGAACGGCAGCCCGGTGGTGATCGAGTTCAAGAAGGGTTCCGACAGCGGGGTGCTGTCGCAGGCCGTCTCGTACATGGCGTGGCTTGAATCGGCGCACCACGAGTTCGAGGCGCTCGTCAGGAAGGTGCTCGGCGCGGAGGCGGCCGAGTCCGTCGACTGGCGGCGTCCGCGGATGGTCTGCATCGCGGCCGGCTTCTCGCACCACGACCGGGTGGCCGTCCAGAGGGTGCCCGAGCGGATCGACCTGGTGCGTTACCGGGTCTTCGAGGGCGGTCTGCTGAGCCTGCTGCTGGTGGACTCCTCGCCCGGTGTGCCAAGCACGGTGTCCCGGCGGCGGCGCGAGCGGAACGCGGTGGTTGAGGACTCGCCGACGGACCCGGCAGGTCCTTCGCCGACAGGTGGCGGCCTTGTCCCGGAGTGCCTGCGGGGCCTGTTCGCGGAGGTGGACGAGGCGCTGACGGCGTGGGGCGAGATCGAGGTGGCGGTGCTCCGGCACTACATCGCCTACCGGCGGCTGGTGAACGTGGCGTCGGTGCTCTTCCGTCCGAAGCACCAGGTGATCCTGGTCTATCTCAGACTCGACCCGGACACGGTCGTGCTGGAGGAGGGCTTCACCCGCGACATGCGCGGCGTCGGGCACCTCGGGACGGGGGACCTGGAGGTGCGTCTCGCCTCGGCGGCGGACCTGGAGAAGGCGGCGCCGTTGATCCAGCGGGCGTTCGAGGCAGCCTGA
- a CDS encoding DNA-methyltransferase, translating to MSYTLHRGDALTVLKSLPDESVNAVITDPPYNSGGRTSSERTGRTARAKYVTSNSAHGLADFPGENRDQRSYRSWLTELLTEAYRASTEHAVVMVFSDWRQEPTTTDALQMAGWTWSGTIPWIKPASRPRKGGPKQDSEFIVWGVKGSLDNTRDLYLPGHYIASQPRKGRVHITQKPVGIMRQLVQVCPEGGTVLDLFTGSGSTGVAALREGRKFVGVELSPHYADIAERRLRAELEQDDFTLAGPED from the coding sequence ATGAGCTACACGCTGCACCGAGGCGACGCCCTGACCGTCCTGAAGTCGCTCCCGGACGAGAGCGTCAACGCCGTGATCACCGATCCCCCGTACAACTCCGGCGGACGTACGAGCTCTGAGCGCACCGGACGCACCGCGCGGGCCAAGTACGTCACCAGCAACTCGGCGCACGGCCTCGCCGACTTCCCTGGCGAGAACCGCGACCAGCGCTCCTACCGCTCCTGGCTGACCGAACTGCTCACCGAGGCGTACCGGGCCTCCACCGAGCACGCGGTGGTCATGGTCTTCTCCGACTGGCGCCAGGAACCGACCACGACCGACGCCCTGCAGATGGCCGGATGGACCTGGAGCGGCACCATCCCGTGGATCAAGCCCGCCAGCCGGCCCCGCAAGGGCGGACCGAAGCAGGACTCCGAGTTCATCGTCTGGGGCGTCAAGGGATCCCTCGACAACACCCGAGACCTCTACCTGCCCGGCCACTACATCGCCTCCCAGCCCCGCAAGGGCCGGGTCCACATCACCCAGAAGCCCGTCGGGATCATGCGGCAGCTCGTCCAGGTCTGCCCCGAAGGCGGCACCGTCCTCGACCTCTTCACCGGCAGCGGCTCCACGGGCGTCGCCGCCCTCCGCGAAGGCCGGAAGTTCGTCGGCGTCGAACTCTCCCCGCACTACGCCGACATCGCCGAACGGCGCCTGCGCGCCGAGCTGGAACAGGACGACTTCACCCTGGCGGGACCGGAGGACTGA
- a CDS encoding C40 family peptidase: MKKTTKGVVGLFTAGSMLLVVPVLAFGAGTASASCPTDGAQSVDTAAVADQVKAILEGVGKTSVSVPGLDNPAEQIPFAKTIQATGVAMNIPARGQIVALATALQESGLRNLTWGDRDSLGLFQQRPSQGWGTANEILDPVHASTKFYEGLKKVSGWESLSITQAAQAVQRSGFPEAYAKWEPLATALQKAIEPLLPKASGGGMSPDPAPDGAGGPSPGTAGGCSDEGDGTDFGTIPAGALPKEYSIPATAPREVQTAIRWALGQLGTPYQWGGTCTDSHGDTAMARCDCSSLMQQAYRAAGVTLTRTTHTQVKEGKPVSAAAIRPGDLIFTEGTAAVPEHVGMAIGQGLVVHAPRTGDVVRITTVAAWKPGILAVRRVV, translated from the coding sequence ATGAAGAAGACCACCAAGGGCGTCGTCGGCCTGTTCACGGCCGGCTCGATGCTGCTGGTCGTGCCGGTCCTCGCCTTCGGCGCCGGCACCGCTTCGGCCTCCTGCCCGACCGACGGCGCGCAGTCCGTGGACACCGCGGCGGTCGCCGACCAGGTGAAGGCCATCCTGGAAGGCGTCGGCAAGACGTCGGTCTCCGTGCCCGGTCTGGACAATCCGGCCGAGCAGATCCCCTTCGCCAAGACGATCCAGGCCACCGGCGTCGCGATGAACATCCCGGCCCGGGGGCAGATCGTGGCCCTGGCGACCGCCCTGCAGGAGAGCGGCCTGCGCAACCTGACCTGGGGCGACCGCGACAGCTTGGGGTTGTTCCAGCAGCGGCCGTCGCAGGGCTGGGGCACGGCGAACGAGATCCTCGACCCGGTGCACGCCAGCACCAAGTTCTACGAAGGGCTCAAGAAGGTCTCGGGCTGGGAGTCCCTGTCGATCACCCAGGCCGCCCAGGCGGTGCAGCGGTCGGGCTTCCCGGAGGCGTACGCCAAGTGGGAGCCACTGGCCACCGCTCTGCAGAAGGCCATCGAGCCTCTGCTGCCGAAGGCCAGTGGCGGTGGCATGTCACCGGATCCGGCGCCGGACGGTGCCGGCGGTCCTTCGCCCGGCACTGCGGGCGGCTGTAGCGACGAAGGGGACGGGACCGACTTCGGCACCATCCCGGCCGGCGCGCTGCCCAAGGAGTACAGCATCCCCGCCACCGCTCCGCGAGAAGTCCAGACGGCGATCCGGTGGGCGCTCGGCCAGCTCGGCACTCCGTACCAGTGGGGCGGGACCTGCACCGACTCCCACGGCGACACGGCGATGGCCCGGTGCGACTGCTCCTCCCTGATGCAGCAGGCGTACAGGGCCGCCGGGGTCACCCTGACGCGGACGACGCACACACAGGTCAAGGAAGGCAAGCCGGTCTCGGCCGCCGCAATTCGGCCGGGTGACCTCATCTTCACCGAGGGAACGGCCGCCGTTCCCGAGCACGTCGGCATGGCCATCGGCCAGGGCCTGGTCGTGCACGCCCCGCGCACCGGCGACGTCGTCCGCATCACGACCGTCGCCGCCTGGAAACCCGGGATTCTCGCGGTCCGCCGAGTCGTCTGA
- a CDS encoding DUF6112 family protein: MYLAEQVIQLAYDPGIKPNEGGLPGLNVLKQVMGSINLFGLVAVVGALAVSAGVWAWGHHSGGHQAEANGKKGVLVSAGAALLLGAANGVVAFFSTLGTQVR; this comes from the coding sequence GTGTACCTCGCCGAACAGGTCATACAGCTCGCCTACGATCCCGGGATCAAGCCGAACGAGGGTGGGCTGCCGGGCCTGAACGTGCTCAAGCAGGTGATGGGCTCCATCAACCTCTTCGGTCTCGTCGCCGTGGTCGGCGCGCTCGCCGTCAGCGCGGGCGTGTGGGCCTGGGGCCACCACTCCGGCGGCCATCAGGCCGAGGCCAACGGCAAGAAGGGCGTGCTGGTGAGCGCCGGCGCGGCCCTTCTGCTCGGCGCGGCAAATGGTGTGGTGGCGTTCTTCAGCACGCTGGGGACGCAGGTCCGCTGA
- a CDS encoding SCO6881 family protein codes for MDVCGLPMMDKVCTAVDFATNPAGAVTDGIGAWIAKSAGELAASAADLATKAVNQTTAIDLNAGWFRDNYQLLLPIGLALTVGTFCIQLMLAAWRRDERALAQAAIGTMTGVLFSFCAIAFTTVAITVVDALSDGLFQAANTSVDDAIRRVVKINELGAMYGLGWGVPALVALGCAIGSFLYWGVMVARKVGVLIMVSLAVFAGAGGGWEVAKRWRRGWIEATATLVVSKLLMTIVFLIGVSAMGKTDVDDGLSALSDAMAGIVVMVLVLLCPYATYKFIHWASDGSGHDDLHRTGVAGMAIAAGAAKTAASMAMRVGTGTPAPQGPSQVPGTGADGVASGINPAGGNLSKEGIDAGPPKPQTRFRYGEDPNAPGDKGRALIQRPGIPPLITRPGGSEAAPSADEIPAPAAPSGVLTGASAPGGTMVSVPFAAAGSPWFAARAAPPATPPPASTPPAVGSPTPTNWVYPTQPPSGS; via the coding sequence ATGGACGTCTGCGGCCTTCCCATGATGGACAAGGTGTGCACCGCCGTCGACTTCGCCACCAACCCGGCCGGGGCCGTCACCGACGGCATCGGCGCGTGGATCGCGAAGTCGGCAGGAGAACTGGCGGCCAGCGCGGCGGACCTCGCCACCAAGGCCGTCAACCAGACGACCGCCATCGACCTCAACGCCGGCTGGTTCCGGGACAACTACCAGCTTCTGCTGCCCATCGGGCTCGCCCTGACCGTCGGCACGTTCTGCATCCAGCTCATGCTCGCGGCCTGGCGGCGCGACGAGCGGGCCCTGGCCCAGGCCGCGATCGGCACCATGACCGGCGTCCTGTTCAGCTTCTGCGCCATCGCCTTCACCACCGTCGCCATCACCGTGGTCGACGCCCTGTCCGACGGCCTGTTCCAAGCCGCCAACACATCGGTCGACGACGCGATCCGCCGCGTCGTGAAGATCAATGAGTTGGGGGCGATGTACGGCCTGGGCTGGGGCGTTCCCGCCTTGGTCGCCCTGGGCTGCGCGATCGGCTCCTTCCTGTACTGGGGTGTCATGGTCGCCCGGAAGGTCGGCGTCCTGATCATGGTCTCGCTCGCCGTGTTCGCCGGCGCCGGTGGCGGCTGGGAGGTCGCCAAGCGCTGGCGGCGCGGCTGGATCGAGGCCACCGCCACCCTGGTCGTCTCGAAACTCCTGATGACCATCGTCTTCCTGATCGGCGTCTCCGCCATGGGCAAGACCGATGTCGATGACGGGCTGTCGGCCCTGTCCGACGCGATGGCCGGCATCGTCGTCATGGTCCTGGTCCTCCTGTGCCCCTACGCCACGTACAAGTTCATCCACTGGGCGAGCGACGGCAGCGGACACGACGACCTGCACCGCACCGGCGTCGCGGGCATGGCCATCGCCGCCGGAGCAGCGAAGACCGCCGCCAGCATGGCGATGCGGGTCGGCACCGGAACCCCCGCGCCCCAGGGACCGAGCCAGGTTCCCGGCACGGGAGCCGACGGCGTCGCCTCCGGCATCAACCCCGCCGGCGGCAACCTCAGCAAGGAAGGCATCGACGCCGGCCCGCCCAAGCCGCAGACCCGCTTCCGGTACGGCGAGGACCCGAATGCCCCCGGCGACAAGGGCCGCGCCCTGATCCAGCGCCCCGGCATCCCGCCGCTCATCACCCGTCCCGGCGGAAGCGAAGCAGCCCCTTCCGCCGACGAGATCCCGGCCCCGGCGGCCCCTTCCGGTGTTCTCACCGGCGCGTCGGCTCCAGGCGGCACCATGGTCTCCGTGCCGTTCGCCGCCGCCGGATCCCCGTGGTTCGCCGCCCGGGCCGCGCCGCCGGCCACACCCCCTCCGGCCTCGACTCCGCCGGCCGTCGGTTCCCCGACGCCGACGAACTGGGTGTACCCCACTCAGCCGCCCTCGGGTTCCTGA
- a CDS encoding SCO6880 family protein, protein MSCKHQAEDPSATVKFPHRSRRGVLLGLTAPQLLVAGLTGLLLLAVILAHGVVGALALAPLWAVVALFVFVRHRGRALADWAPIVVRYALRRMRGQLVWLTRPSRRPTREGLLHLPGTAASLRVTTAPDGRYGAVHDPHNGTLTAVVKVSSRAYALLDPGTQHANVSGWGRALAALARTGQIARIQVIERTVPDSGDSLRRYWEEHGRPDTPVAGAIHNELIQSAGPAAAPHEAYVALSLDTKAARRLINQAGGGLTGAFSVLAQLTSTFDQAARTAGLNPTGWLTAREIAAVVRTAYDPKALAALDRWSATGRPEADAAAAGPVVVVEKADHIATDSAVHATYWVENWPRTETSAGFLHQLLFTGGVRRTLSLSYEPKGLDAALRDVQRKKASVIADAAERARRGQVDSEADSIEYQDIKARERQLIAGHADVALTGLLTVSADSEEELRTACAVVETAAVGAQLDLRPLTWQQAEAFTAALPLALAA, encoded by the coding sequence ATGTCCTGTAAGCACCAGGCCGAAGACCCCTCGGCCACCGTGAAGTTCCCCCACCGCAGCAGGCGCGGCGTCCTGCTCGGCCTGACCGCCCCGCAGCTCCTCGTCGCCGGACTCACCGGCCTTCTCCTGCTCGCCGTGATCCTCGCCCACGGCGTGGTCGGCGCTCTCGCGCTCGCCCCCCTGTGGGCCGTCGTCGCCCTGTTCGTCTTCGTCCGCCACCGGGGCCGTGCCCTGGCGGACTGGGCCCCGATCGTCGTCCGGTACGCCCTGCGCCGGATGCGCGGCCAGCTCGTCTGGCTCACCCGCCCCTCGCGCCGGCCGACCCGCGAGGGTCTGCTCCACCTGCCCGGCACCGCCGCCAGCCTGCGCGTGACCACCGCGCCCGACGGCCGGTACGGCGCGGTCCACGACCCGCACAACGGCACGCTGACCGCCGTGGTCAAGGTCTCGTCCCGCGCCTACGCCCTGCTCGACCCAGGCACCCAGCACGCCAACGTCAGCGGCTGGGGACGCGCGCTGGCCGCGCTCGCCCGGACCGGGCAGATCGCCCGCATCCAGGTGATCGAGCGCACCGTCCCGGACTCCGGCGACAGCCTGCGCCGCTACTGGGAAGAGCACGGCCGTCCCGACACCCCGGTGGCCGGCGCGATCCACAACGAGCTGATCCAGAGCGCCGGCCCCGCCGCCGCCCCGCACGAGGCGTACGTCGCGCTGTCGCTGGACACCAAGGCGGCACGCCGACTGATCAACCAGGCCGGCGGCGGCCTGACCGGGGCCTTCAGCGTCCTTGCACAGCTGACCTCCACCTTCGACCAGGCCGCGCGGACCGCCGGGCTCAACCCGACCGGCTGGCTCACCGCCCGCGAGATCGCGGCCGTCGTACGCACCGCCTACGACCCCAAGGCGCTCGCGGCGCTGGACCGATGGTCGGCCACCGGACGCCCCGAGGCCGACGCCGCCGCTGCCGGTCCGGTGGTGGTCGTGGAGAAGGCGGACCACATCGCGACCGACTCGGCCGTCCACGCCACGTACTGGGTGGAGAACTGGCCCCGGACCGAAACAAGCGCCGGTTTCCTGCACCAGCTCCTGTTCACCGGCGGGGTACGGCGCACACTGTCGCTCTCCTACGAGCCGAAGGGACTGGACGCCGCCCTGCGCGACGTCCAGCGCAAGAAGGCGTCGGTCATCGCCGATGCCGCCGAGCGGGCCCGGCGCGGCCAGGTCGACTCCGAGGCGGACTCGATCGAGTACCAGGACATCAAGGCGCGCGAGCGGCAGCTCATCGCCGGCCACGCGGACGTCGCCCTGACCGGTCTGCTGACCGTGTCGGCCGACTCCGAGGAGGAGCTGCGCACCGCGTGCGCGGTCGTGGAGACCGCCGCCGTCGGCGCCCAGCTCGACCTCCGGCCCCTGACCTGGCAGCAGGCCGAGGCGTTCACTGCCGCCCTGCCGCTCGCCCTCGCCGCGTAA
- a CDS encoding DUF6238 family protein → MSRTPSTTAQDFVPFATAALDFHRALNLPGGPLVTSRAELDALHSHLVSLYELFDAHAGRVGQLLPTEGDHLRAARTRIWQAADHLHAAYHSAPRPDSGEVPESEACRAHLPEGAPELTICQRHQRTARLVRRRTTPADLHTPFTGLIRH, encoded by the coding sequence GTGTCCCGCACTCCCAGCACGACCGCGCAGGACTTCGTGCCCTTCGCCACCGCCGCGCTCGACTTCCACCGCGCGCTCAACCTCCCCGGCGGCCCGCTCGTCACCTCCCGCGCCGAGCTGGACGCCCTGCACTCCCATCTCGTCTCGCTGTACGAGCTGTTCGACGCCCACGCCGGACGCGTCGGACAGCTCTTGCCGACGGAGGGCGATCACCTGCGTGCCGCCCGCACCCGGATCTGGCAGGCCGCCGACCACCTCCACGCCGCCTACCACTCAGCTCCCCGTCCGGACTCCGGCGAGGTGCCCGAGAGCGAGGCGTGCCGGGCCCACCTGCCCGAGGGCGCGCCTGAGCTGACCATCTGCCAGCGCCATCAGCGCACCGCGCGCCTGGTCCGCCGCCGTACGACCCCGGCCGACCTGCACACCCCGTTCACCGGCCTCATCCGCCACTGA
- a CDS encoding ATP-binding protein: protein MPRTRASASHLFVPHKASRTQRKAARAGFADAHRQARRAEAPPRHRAQETADPELRPTYPPAGRPGPASARGGKLRLPAHRMTTATASGAYPFVAEGGLGAEGVFIGRDVHAEAAFCFDPFSLYSSGRIEGFTNPNAVLAGIIGMGKSALAKSIATRSIAHGYRIYIPCDPKGEWTGVAQALGGYSIALGPGLPGRLNPLDAPVRPASVSEDDWASEVRKRRLLLLASLARTVLKRDLLPMEHTALDLALNLVVAEAVARGTVPLLGEIAYALGSPERLDQALGNQSGHLGTAAQDVAHALRRLVHGDLSGMFDAPSTVAFDPTAPMLSIDLSRLGGAGDDTALVLAMTCASSWMESALADPAGGRRWVIYDEAWRVMRHVGLLERMQSQWKLSRGLGIANLMVIHRLSDLLSAGDAGSRGRVLAEGLLADCSTRIIYRQEPDQLDAAASLLGLTGVETQAVSALTKGRGLWKVAGRSFITQHILHPAERELFDTDARMAA, encoded by the coding sequence ATGCCCCGTACCCGCGCCAGCGCCTCCCACCTGTTCGTGCCCCACAAGGCATCACGCACCCAACGGAAGGCCGCCCGAGCCGGTTTCGCCGACGCCCACCGGCAGGCCCGCCGCGCCGAAGCGCCCCCGAGGCACCGTGCGCAGGAGACCGCCGATCCGGAACTGCGGCCGACCTACCCGCCGGCCGGGCGGCCCGGACCGGCCTCGGCCCGGGGCGGCAAGCTCCGCCTGCCCGCCCACCGGATGACCACCGCCACCGCTTCGGGGGCCTACCCCTTCGTGGCCGAGGGCGGCCTGGGGGCGGAGGGCGTCTTCATCGGCCGCGACGTCCACGCCGAAGCCGCCTTCTGCTTCGACCCGTTCTCGCTGTACAGCAGCGGCCGGATCGAGGGCTTCACCAACCCCAACGCCGTCCTCGCCGGAATCATCGGCATGGGCAAGTCCGCGCTCGCGAAGTCCATCGCCACCCGGTCCATCGCCCACGGCTACCGGATCTACATCCCCTGCGACCCGAAGGGCGAATGGACCGGCGTCGCGCAGGCCCTCGGCGGCTACAGCATCGCGCTGGGCCCTGGTCTCCCGGGACGGCTGAACCCGCTGGACGCCCCGGTCCGGCCCGCCTCCGTCAGCGAGGACGACTGGGCGAGCGAGGTCCGAAAGCGCCGCCTGCTGCTCCTGGCCAGCCTGGCGCGCACCGTCCTGAAGCGCGATCTGCTGCCGATGGAGCACACCGCGCTGGACCTCGCCCTCAACCTAGTCGTCGCCGAGGCCGTCGCCCGCGGCACGGTGCCGCTGCTCGGCGAGATCGCGTACGCCCTTGGCTCGCCCGAACGCCTCGACCAGGCCCTCGGTAACCAGTCCGGGCATCTGGGGACGGCCGCCCAGGACGTCGCGCACGCCCTGCGCCGCCTGGTGCACGGTGACTTGAGCGGCATGTTCGACGCCCCGAGCACTGTCGCGTTCGATCCGACCGCGCCGATGCTGTCCATCGATCTCTCCCGCCTCGGCGGCGCCGGCGACGACACCGCGTTGGTGTTGGCCATGACGTGCGCAAGCTCGTGGATGGAGTCGGCCCTCGCCGACCCCGCCGGCGGCCGGCGCTGGGTTATCTACGACGAGGCGTGGCGGGTGATGCGACACGTCGGCCTGCTGGAGCGGATGCAGTCCCAGTGGAAGCTCTCCCGTGGTCTCGGCATCGCGAACTTGATGGTCATCCACCGGCTCAGCGACCTGCTCTCGGCGGGCGACGCCGGCTCGCGTGGCCGGGTCCTGGCCGAGGGCCTCCTGGCCGACTGCTCCACGCGCATCATCTATCGGCAGGAGCCCGACCAGCTCGACGCCGCCGCGTCCCTGCTCGGCCTGACCGGCGTCGAGACCCAGGCGGTGTCCGCCCTGACCAAGGGCCGGGGCCTGTGGAAGGTCGCGGGCCGGTCCTTCATCACGCAACACATCCTCCACCCGGCCGAACGCGAACTGTTCGACACCGACGCCCGGATGGCGGCCTAG
- a CDS encoding type IV secretory system conjugative DNA transfer family protein, giving the protein MPSPRTSAPSTTTGSDALLYLLFGALGAAIAFGSLAWLTGNLTNSLVGSGPWAPFRATAALLHPEVLWPALSTTALLVGVRIVPGLLTLTLLTTGLVLWLRRRAGAKTGLARKSDLAPLLDKKITAKAKSLRLSLGGRERKEVAPADRGILLGTLDPGRADVRASWEDVIVAIMAPRSGKTSGLAIPAILAAPGPVLLTSNKAANDAFTATVDARAEVGTVWTLDPQQIAHHPREMWWDILADARDLAGAKRLAGHFVAASVDESSGSDFWSTAASNTLGSLFLAAASHRRPITDVLAWLASPADRTPVDLLTDAGHDAVAAQLQGTVSGATETRDGIYETARQYASCLLDPEVAAWVTPSEDLPEFKPLSFATSRDTLYLLSKDGGGSASAIIAAAADAVMRAAVIVAERSGGRLDPPALCVLDEAANVCRISDLPDLYSHLGSRGVIPMTILQSYRQGQRCWGEAGMDALWSAATVKIVGSGIDDADFADRLSRQVGDHDVQTVSVSTSEGGKSTSVSMRTERILPPDAIRALPKGKVLLLATGLRIAMLSIRPWYKEPSARVIGPASARATKAITERALTKAVGHDDFRLSA; this is encoded by the coding sequence GTGCCCTCCCCGCGCACCAGTGCGCCGTCGACCACCACCGGCTCCGACGCGCTCCTCTATCTCCTGTTCGGCGCCCTCGGCGCCGCCATAGCCTTCGGCTCCCTCGCCTGGCTGACCGGCAACCTCACCAACTCCCTCGTCGGAAGCGGCCCGTGGGCCCCGTTCCGTGCCACCGCCGCCCTGCTGCATCCCGAGGTGCTGTGGCCGGCCCTGAGTACCACCGCGCTGCTGGTTGGCGTCCGCATCGTCCCCGGCCTGCTCACCCTGACCCTGCTCACCACGGGCCTGGTGCTGTGGCTGCGCCGGCGCGCCGGGGCCAAGACCGGTCTCGCCCGCAAGAGCGACCTGGCGCCGCTGCTGGACAAGAAGATCACCGCCAAGGCCAAGAGCCTGCGGCTGTCCCTCGGCGGCCGGGAGCGTAAAGAGGTCGCCCCCGCCGACCGCGGCATCCTGCTCGGCACCCTCGACCCGGGTCGGGCCGATGTCCGCGCTTCCTGGGAGGACGTGATCGTCGCGATCATGGCCCCGCGCAGCGGGAAGACCTCCGGCCTGGCGATCCCCGCGATCCTCGCGGCTCCCGGCCCGGTCCTGCTCACCAGCAACAAGGCCGCGAATGACGCGTTCACCGCCACGGTGGACGCCCGAGCCGAGGTCGGCACCGTCTGGACCCTGGACCCGCAGCAGATCGCCCACCATCCGCGCGAGATGTGGTGGGACATCCTGGCCGACGCCCGCGACCTGGCCGGGGCGAAGCGGCTGGCCGGGCACTTCGTCGCGGCGAGCGTGGACGAGTCGAGCGGTTCCGATTTCTGGTCCACCGCCGCGTCCAATACGCTCGGCTCCCTGTTCCTGGCCGCCGCCAGTCACCGGCGGCCGATCACCGACGTGCTGGCCTGGCTCGCCTCCCCGGCTGACCGGACTCCGGTCGACCTGCTCACCGACGCCGGCCACGATGCGGTCGCCGCCCAGCTCCAGGGGACCGTCTCCGGTGCGACCGAGACCCGCGACGGCATCTACGAGACGGCGAGGCAGTACGCGAGTTGCCTGCTCGACCCGGAGGTCGCCGCCTGGGTCACCCCGAGCGAGGACCTCCCCGAGTTCAAGCCCCTCTCCTTCGCCACCTCTCGCGACACGCTGTATCTGCTGAGCAAGGACGGTGGTGGCAGTGCGTCGGCGATCATCGCGGCGGCGGCCGACGCGGTGATGCGCGCGGCTGTGATCGTCGCCGAGCGCTCCGGCGGACGGCTCGACCCGCCCGCCCTGTGCGTCCTCGACGAGGCCGCGAACGTCTGCCGGATCTCGGACCTCCCGGACCTGTACTCGCACCTCGGCAGCCGGGGCGTCATCCCGATGACGATCCTGCAGAGCTACCGGCAGGGCCAGCGGTGCTGGGGCGAGGCCGGGATGGACGCCCTGTGGTCCGCCGCCACCGTCAAGATCGTCGGATCGGGCATCGACGACGCCGACTTCGCCGACCGCCTCAGCAGGCAGGTCGGTGACCACGACGTCCAGACCGTATCGGTATCGACGAGCGAGGGCGGCAAGTCCACCTCGGTGAGCATGCGCACCGAGCGGATCCTGCCCCCGGACGCGATCCGCGCCCTGCCCAAGGGCAAGGTGCTGCTGCTGGCCACCGGTCTGCGGATCGCCATGCTCTCCATCCGGCCCTGGTACAAGGAGCCCTCCGCCAGGGTGATCGGACCGGCCTCCGCCCGCGCCACGAAGGCGATCACCGAACGGGCCCTGACGAAGGCCGTCGGCCACGACGACTTCAGGCTGTCGGCGTGA